CGAGATCCGAAAACACCTGTGGCCGGGGCCGGGCTGGAAAAACGCCACGCTTCAATGTGAAACGCAAACCGGCTGCAAACCGCGTGACTGCCATCGGATTCCGGCTTCGGAATTCGGAACTCGGCATTCTTTCGGTTTTCGGCCCTCGGATTTCGGATTTAACTGGACCCCTGTTCCATTCAAAATAGCGAGGAATTGCAATTATCGCGATCTTCGGTAAGTTTCTGGCGTGGGTGATTACGCCTCCTTGGGCGGTGAATTTGACTATGCACATTGAACTGATCAACACGGGGTCCGAGCTGATGCTCGGGCGGGTACTGAATACGCACCAACAGTGGCTTTGCCGCCAACTGGCGGATGCGGGTTATGTGGTCGAGCGCCAGGTGGCCGTGCCCGATACCGGCCCGGCCATCGAACAGTCCGTGCGGGAAGCGTTGGGCCGCGCTGATTTAATCATTGCAACCGGTGGCCTTGGCCCCACTTCCGATGACATCACCCGTGATTTGATCGCCCAATTGCTGGGTTGCCGCCTGCATACCGACCCGGCGGTGTTGTCCCAGATTGCCCGATTTTTTACCAGCCGCCAGCGTCCGCAGCCGGAAAGCACCAAGGTGCAAGCCCAAGTGCCGGCGGGCGCGCGGGTGCTCATGAATCGCCACGGCACCGCGCCCGGATTGGTGATGGAAGTGCCGGCGGGCAAGTTCCGCCAGGCGACCCGCCCCACGTTGCTGGTCATGCTGCCGGGGCCGCCGCGTGAATTGCGACCCATGTTTACCGAGCAAGTCATGCCGGTCATTCGGGAATGTCTGCCGCTGATTGAGCCGTTCGCGTGCCGCACCGTGCGTACTGCGGGCATCGGCGAGTCCCGCGTGGAGGAAATGGTGGCACCGCCGTTGGCCAGCTTGGTCCAAGCCGGTCTGGAAATTGGCTATTGTGCCCGGCCGGGTGAAGTGGATGTACGGCTGGTGGCGCACGGCGCGCGCGCGGGGCAACTTGTCAACGAAGGAATCGCCATTATCCAGCCCCTGCTGGGGCAACATGTCTATGGTGAGGAAGACGCTGGATTGGAACAGGTCATCGTGCAATTGTTCGCCGAACGCAAACAAACGCTGGTAATCGCTGAATCCTGCACCGGCGGCTTAATCAGCCATCGGCTCACGAATGTGCCGGGCGCTTCAGAAATCT
The DNA window shown above is from Verrucomicrobiota bacterium and carries:
- a CDS encoding competence/damage-inducible protein A, which codes for MHIELINTGSELMLGRVLNTHQQWLCRQLADAGYVVERQVAVPDTGPAIEQSVREALGRADLIIATGGLGPTSDDITRDLIAQLLGCRLHTDPAVLSQIARFFTSRQRPQPESTKVQAQVPAGARVLMNRHGTAPGLVMEVPAGKFRQATRPTLLVMLPGPPRELRPMFTEQVMPVIRECLPLIEPFACRTVRTAGIGESRVEEMVAPPLASLVQAGLEIGYCARPGEVDVRLVAHGARAGQLVNEGIAIIQPLLGQHVYGEEDAGLEQVIVQLFAERKQTLVIAESCTGGLISHRLTNVPGASEILWGGLTTYANAAKQKILGVTPAALAQYGAVSEAVARAMAEGARRLSGASYAVAVTGIAGPGGGTPEKPVGTVFMAVAGPQGTVVKAQLNRFDRETFKYVTSQQVLEMLRRQVIAEDELRKAE